The following coding sequences lie in one Vibrio sp. ED004 genomic window:
- a CDS encoding response regulator transcription factor has translation MNTLLLIEDDQLLGQGLVSFFESNGYHCLWAQDAKSASKLWLRADLVVLDRQLEDGDSLQHLPNWLLLKALPVIVLTAKVEVQQRVEGLMAGAKDYVTKPFSNEELLARVITQLRPLGVSHLNYANIQINLSERIAYLDDNPIALKPKEFQLLVLFVQNQGRVFHRDELLNKIWGYQAFPSTRTVDNHILRLRQKLPTLHLETHRGVGYRLAGESQ, from the coding sequence ATGAACACCCTATTGCTGATTGAAGACGACCAACTGCTTGGGCAAGGCCTCGTCAGCTTCTTTGAGTCCAATGGTTACCACTGCCTTTGGGCACAAGATGCAAAGAGCGCCAGTAAGCTGTGGTTACGTGCCGACCTTGTAGTGCTTGATAGACAACTCGAAGACGGTGACAGCTTACAACATCTTCCAAATTGGCTACTGCTCAAAGCTCTGCCTGTGATTGTGTTAACTGCGAAAGTAGAAGTTCAACAACGTGTTGAAGGCTTGATGGCTGGCGCTAAAGATTACGTGACTAAACCGTTTTCAAATGAAGAGTTGCTTGCTCGGGTGATCACACAGCTTCGCCCATTAGGTGTTAGCCACTTGAACTACGCCAATATCCAAATCAACTTGTCGGAACGAATCGCTTATCTGGATGACAACCCTATTGCACTCAAACCTAAAGAATTTCAACTATTGGTTTTGTTTGTTCAGAACCAAGGGCGTGTGTTTCACCGAGATGAGTTGCTCAATAAAATTTGGGGTTACCAAGCCTTCCCAAGCACTAGAACCGTAGACAATCACATACTGCGATTGCGTCAGAAGTTGCCGACGCTCCACCTAGAAACACATCGAGGCGTTGGTTATCGTTTGGCAGGAGAATCCCAATGA
- a CDS encoding DUF2861 family protein, with product MKLSSLIALFCAAPFACHAAWFADTPLQHTYQSLLDDQPQVAWQELQIALNQETLDSQLWLPVKQEILTRTQCGTTLEQSSAPNNHIQVSFIKRHGLSSQGYQIKVSTEQLNEATEDQTQRISLVSPQGKVVIDGQLNSDVEYQEIETSEMFIKPESGVYQLTIGSNNYPIIVALDDSKRWLTLENKLNDPHIVVTPPMVNDNCPSTNVSWQWFDENYDMLGFKVPIKSLEATVPTESPSGSTAKHLSASVEMFEYQGSIEIQYVQRVALPF from the coding sequence ATGAAACTAAGCTCGCTAATAGCACTGTTTTGCGCAGCGCCCTTTGCGTGTCATGCAGCTTGGTTTGCTGATACTCCATTACAACACACCTATCAATCGCTGCTTGATGACCAACCACAAGTTGCTTGGCAGGAACTACAAATCGCATTGAATCAGGAGACACTTGATAGCCAACTTTGGTTGCCCGTTAAACAGGAAATACTGACTCGGACTCAATGTGGAACGACTCTTGAACAAAGCTCTGCGCCCAACAATCACATCCAAGTCAGCTTTATCAAACGCCACGGTCTTTCGTCACAAGGCTATCAGATTAAAGTGTCTACCGAACAGTTGAATGAAGCAACAGAAGATCAAACACAGCGTATCTCTTTGGTTTCACCTCAGGGGAAAGTGGTTATCGACGGGCAGCTCAATTCTGATGTCGAATATCAAGAGATTGAAACCAGTGAAATGTTTATCAAGCCGGAATCTGGTGTTTATCAGTTAACTATAGGATCGAACAACTACCCTATTATTGTTGCGCTAGATGACAGTAAGCGATGGTTAACACTCGAAAACAAACTCAACGACCCTCACATTGTGGTAACGCCACCCATGGTTAACGACAACTGCCCTAGCACCAATGTAAGCTGGCAATGGTTTGATGAAAATTACGACATGTTAGGTTTCAAGGTGCCAATCAAATCACTTGAAGCAACCGTTCCGACAGAAAGCCCTTCGGGCTCTACAGCCAAACACTTAAGTGCTTCGGTGGAAATGTTCGAATATCAAGGCTCGATTGAAATCCAATATGTACAGCGTGTCGCATTACCTTTCTGA